A single Xylanimonas cellulosilytica DSM 15894 DNA region contains:
- a CDS encoding anti-sigma factor family protein has translation MTAPHRAGAHLGEWLSPLADGQLPPAQAERALAHVASCRTCAAGLEAERSARLALADAREVAAAPDLADRLMALCATVPPTSGDPLRERPAGVVGGTAAAAFTSPLTGDVTTGTRRRRLRRGIGAGLGSVGLAAGVLFVAGESPVVVPDPTPAQALTLLARTSAGGHAAGDDVLDLARESAGTHGTPDDAAFAWVAEQGWVGPDALPAGLRLSTLRLVGADAQVLELDLEGTPGHVVVREQRGRLGAVPGTAQEVLGGRTVTVLSTEPWHVAWQAGDVVVDVAADVPDDVLEDVLAAFSAGAYRTGLLPRLARGWTTVRAAVVRTSP, from the coding sequence ATGACGGCCCCGCACCGCGCCGGAGCGCACCTCGGGGAGTGGCTGAGCCCGCTGGCCGACGGGCAGCTCCCGCCCGCCCAGGCCGAACGGGCGCTCGCCCACGTCGCCTCCTGCCGCACGTGCGCTGCAGGGCTGGAGGCCGAACGGTCCGCGCGGCTGGCCCTCGCGGACGCCCGCGAGGTCGCGGCGGCCCCGGACCTCGCCGACCGGCTCATGGCCCTGTGCGCAACCGTGCCGCCCACCTCCGGCGACCCGCTGCGCGAGCGCCCTGCCGGCGTCGTCGGAGGCACGGCCGCGGCAGCTTTCACCTCCCCGCTGACCGGCGACGTCACGACGGGGACGCGGCGCCGTCGCCTGCGCCGTGGGATCGGCGCCGGCCTCGGCAGCGTCGGCCTCGCGGCCGGGGTGCTGTTCGTCGCGGGGGAGTCCCCCGTCGTCGTGCCCGACCCCACGCCGGCGCAGGCGCTGACCCTGCTGGCCCGTACGTCGGCCGGCGGGCACGCCGCGGGCGACGACGTGCTCGACCTGGCCCGCGAGAGCGCCGGAACGCACGGCACGCCCGACGACGCAGCGTTCGCGTGGGTCGCCGAGCAGGGGTGGGTCGGCCCGGACGCGCTGCCCGCCGGGCTCCGGCTCTCGACGCTGCGGCTGGTGGGCGCCGACGCGCAGGTGCTCGAGCTGGACCTGGAGGGGACGCCGGGCCACGTCGTCGTGCGCGAGCAGCGCGGGCGGCTGGGGGCGGTGCCGGGGACGGCGCAGGAGGTGCTGGGCGGGCGCACCGTGACGGTGCTCTCGACCGAGCCGTGGCATGTCGCCTGGCAGGCGGGCGACGTCGTCGTGGACGTCGCGGCGGACGTGCCGGACGACGTGCTCGAGGACGTGCTGGCGGCGTTCTCCGCCGGCGCGTACCGCACCGGCCTGCTGCCGCGCCTCGCGCGCGGGTGGACGACGGTGCGCGCCGCCGTCGTGCGCACCTCGCCCTGA